The proteins below are encoded in one region of Deltaproteobacteria bacterium:
- a CDS encoding transpeptidase family protein, with the protein MSSRPGKWLRLRIILVGGFLGLLLLTVTGRFIQLQLFESQRLRELAQREYQKLCPVLSIRGSILDRRGSELAISTFVQSLGAHPGRLPEKGYLSTQLASRLNLPRSQIQKILNKDRPFVWIKRHLTPQQAEAIQAFKEEQHQKSRSAKCSDRATEHQNKSLEAMYLIPEARRFYPHRSLAGAVLGFCNIDGHGLEGLECQFDQYLYGQPIKCMNLLDARGHIIVSNEKELAHQTMGNNLVLALDRTIQYIAEKALVRGVEKWHAAGGLALVVCPQTGEILAMAQAPGFDPNQFYRYTKEQYQNRSLTIAFEPGSTFKIFTVAAALDANAVRPGDQFHCGCGVFKISNCGVIHDVHPYGSLTVSDIIKKSSNIGAAKIGMRMRPTLMDKYLQDFGFGSRTGLCFPGESCGLYRTLKFCRSPIDRITVNFGQGVSLTALQLAMALASLGNDGVLMKPLLVKEILDQQGRVIKQFKPERVRQVVSPQTAHQMLAIMKTVTEPGGTGTEAVPPGYTVAGKTGTAQKLVGGRYSHSKFNALFVGLVPAEQPVLAIVVVIDEPQGAIYGGVVAAPIFREIAARTMRFLGYYPQLEPLVDPSQSCKIVDCSLRFAKPEPEPINGPLKVMPDFRGQTIRQVLKALHRSGLRCRIEGSGVAVTQQPEPGARISSGTICWVKFQPTYQ; encoded by the coding sequence ATGAGCTCGAGACCGGGGAAATGGCTCCGCTTGCGCATCATCCTGGTAGGCGGGTTTTTGGGGCTGCTGTTACTGACCGTAACGGGCCGATTTATCCAGCTCCAGTTGTTTGAAAGCCAAAGACTGCGGGAGTTGGCCCAGAGAGAGTATCAAAAGCTCTGCCCGGTCCTGAGCATCCGCGGGTCGATCCTGGACCGCCGAGGTAGCGAGTTGGCTATCAGTACCTTTGTCCAGTCGCTGGGGGCTCATCCTGGTCGTTTACCAGAAAAGGGCTATTTGAGCACCCAACTGGCCTCCCGGCTCAACCTGCCCCGCTCCCAGATTCAGAAGATTTTAAATAAAGACCGGCCTTTTGTTTGGATTAAACGTCATCTCACTCCACAGCAGGCCGAAGCCATTCAGGCCTTTAAGGAAGAACAGCATCAAAAGTCCAGATCTGCCAAATGTTCCGACCGAGCTACGGAGCATCAGAATAAATCCTTGGAGGCCATGTATTTGATTCCGGAAGCCCGGCGGTTCTATCCCCATCGGTCTCTGGCCGGAGCGGTTTTGGGATTCTGCAATATTGATGGTCACGGTCTGGAGGGTCTAGAGTGCCAGTTTGACCAGTATCTCTACGGGCAACCCATCAAATGTATGAATCTGCTGGATGCCCGGGGCCATATCATCGTTTCCAATGAAAAGGAACTCGCCCACCAAACCATGGGTAACAATCTAGTCTTGGCGCTTGATCGGACTATCCAATATATTGCTGAAAAAGCCCTGGTCAGGGGGGTAGAAAAATGGCACGCGGCCGGTGGACTGGCCCTCGTAGTCTGTCCCCAGACCGGCGAGATCCTGGCCATGGCTCAAGCACCTGGCTTTGACCCCAATCAATTCTATCGTTATACCAAGGAACAATATCAAAATCGCAGTTTGACCATTGCCTTTGAACCTGGCTCTACCTTCAAGATCTTTACGGTGGCGGCGGCCTTAGATGCCAATGCGGTCCGGCCCGGGGACCAGTTCCATTGTGGCTGCGGAGTCTTTAAGATCAGCAATTGTGGCGTTATCCATGATGTCCACCCCTATGGCAGCTTGACCGTTAGTGACATCATCAAGAAGTCAAGCAATATCGGGGCGGCCAAGATCGGTATGCGGATGCGACCAACCTTAATGGATAAATACCTCCAGGATTTTGGTTTTGGCAGTCGTACCGGCCTGTGTTTCCCTGGAGAAAGTTGCGGTCTGTATCGAACCCTGAAGTTTTGCCGGTCCCCGATCGACCGGATCACGGTCAATTTTGGTCAGGGCGTCTCCCTAACTGCTCTCCAACTGGCTATGGCTTTGGCCTCCCTGGGCAATGACGGCGTGCTCATGAAGCCTTTGTTAGTTAAAGAAATCCTTGATCAGCAGGGTAGGGTAATCAAACAATTCAAACCTGAACGGGTGCGGCAGGTAGTTTCGCCTCAAACCGCCCACCAGATGCTGGCCATTATGAAGACCGTGACCGAACCCGGGGGCACCGGAACCGAGGCCGTACCGCCAGGCTATACCGTAGCCGGGAAAACCGGGACTGCTCAGAAGCTAGTCGGGGGACGATATTCCCACAGCAAATTCAACGCTCTGTTCGTCGGTCTGGTTCCTGCCGAGCAGCCAGTGTTGGCCATTGTGGTAGTTATTGACGAACCCCAAGGGGCTATTTACGGGGGGGTAGTGGCGGCCCCGATATTCCGCGAAATTGCCGCCCGAACCATGCGGTTTTTAGGATACTATCCCCAGCTCGAACCGTTGGTTGACCCATCTCAATCCTGCAAAATCGTGGATTGCAGTCTGAGGTTTGCCAAACCAGAACCAGAGCCGATAAACGGGCCTTTGAAAGTTATGCCGGACTTCCGGGGCCAGACGATCCGTCAGGTGTTAAAGGCTCTGCACCGTTCGGGCCTGCGCTGCCGCATTGAGGGCAGTGGGGTGGCGGTCACTCAACAGCCCGAACCTGGAGCCCGGATATCTTCCGGAACTATCTGCTGGGTAAAATTTCAGCCAACATATCAATAG
- the mraZ gene encoding division/cell wall cluster transcriptional repressor MraZ, which produces MFRGSFFHVIDDKGRISIPQRYREILRARHDDYLIITNLDGYLPAFPLSEWELIEQRLGQLALLRKDFRSFQRFFVSGAAECQLDRQGRILIPPHLREYARLEKEAVLAGAVRCFEIWNRQAFEEDRALVDQMDTEEVRKELGIL; this is translated from the coding sequence GTGTTCCGGGGGAGTTTCTTCCACGTCATCGATGACAAAGGAAGGATCAGCATTCCGCAACGCTATCGCGAAATTCTCCGGGCGCGTCACGATGATTATTTAATCATAACTAACCTCGACGGCTATCTGCCCGCCTTTCCGCTGTCGGAATGGGAATTGATTGAGCAACGGCTGGGCCAATTAGCACTTCTGCGCAAAGATTTCCGGTCCTTCCAGCGGTTTTTTGTCTCCGGGGCGGCAGAGTGTCAGCTGGATCGTCAGGGACGGATTCTGATTCCGCCTCACTTGCGTGAGTATGCCAGACTAGAGAAAGAAGCTGTTCTGGCCGGAGCAGTGCGCTGTTTCGAGATCTGGAACCGCCAAGCCTTTGAAGAGGATCGGGCCCTGGTGGACCAAATGGATACCGAAGAGGTACGGAAAGAATTGGGAATCCTGTAA
- a CDS encoding phospho-N-acetylmuramoyl-pentapeptide-transferase → MLYHLLFPLKTYFTVFNVFRYITFRSIYALLTALVVSFVIGPWVIRKLGELQINQYIREDGPTSHHSKAGTPTMGGILIVFAVVFSTLLWTDLTSPYIWLLIAVTLGFGFIGFVDDYLKVIKKHNRGLSGRTKLLGQIALALGVSLLLYFSPDFSTTLTVPFFKNLQPDLGWGFIPFAVFIIVGAANAVNLTDGLDGLAIGPVTIAAATYMVFSYLVGNVKIAEYLQIPYVRGAGEMAIFCGALVGAGIGFLWFNAYPAQVFMGDIGALSLGGILGTVALITKQELLLAIVGGIFVVEAISVILQVGFFKVTNGRRIFRMAPLHHHFELKGWPEPKVIVRFWILAIILGLLSLSTLKLR, encoded by the coding sequence GTGCTTTATCATCTATTATTTCCATTAAAAACTTATTTTACCGTTTTTAATGTTTTTCGCTATATTACCTTTAGGTCGATCTATGCCTTGCTCACCGCTCTGGTGGTCTCTTTTGTGATCGGCCCCTGGGTCATCCGCAAGTTAGGCGAACTGCAGATAAACCAGTATATTCGCGAAGACGGCCCCACCTCCCATCACTCCAAGGCCGGGACTCCGACCATGGGGGGGATTCTGATTGTTTTCGCTGTGGTGTTCTCTACTTTGCTGTGGACTGATTTAACCAGCCCCTATATCTGGTTATTGATCGCGGTTACCTTGGGATTCGGGTTCATCGGCTTTGTCGATGATTATCTCAAAGTGATCAAGAAACATAATCGGGGCTTGAGTGGCCGGACTAAACTGCTGGGGCAGATCGCGCTGGCTTTAGGAGTGTCGTTACTGCTTTACTTTTCGCCGGATTTTAGTACGACTCTGACGGTCCCCTTTTTTAAGAATTTGCAACCGGATCTGGGCTGGGGTTTTATCCCCTTTGCCGTGTTTATTATTGTGGGGGCGGCCAACGCAGTCAATCTTACCGATGGCCTGGACGGTCTGGCCATCGGCCCGGTTACCATTGCCGCGGCTACTTATATGGTTTTTTCTTATCTGGTCGGGAATGTCAAGATCGCCGAGTACTTGCAAATCCCTTATGTGCGGGGCGCCGGGGAGATGGCCATCTTTTGCGGCGCTTTAGTCGGAGCCGGAATCGGCTTTCTGTGGTTTAATGCCTATCCGGCTCAGGTGTTTATGGGCGATATCGGGGCCCTGTCCCTGGGCGGTATCCTGGGCACTGTGGCCCTGATCACCAAACAGGAGCTGCTGCTCGCCATTGTCGGAGGCATCTTTGTGGTGGAAGCGATCTCGGTCATTCTCCAGGTGGGGTTTTTTAAGGTTACCAACGGGCGTCGCATCTTTCGTATGGCCCCGCTCCACCATCATTTTGAACTGAAAGGCTGGCCGGAACCCAAGGTTATCGTGCGCTTTTGGATTCTGGCCATAATCCTAGGGTTACTGTCGCTTAGCACTCTGAAGTTGAGGTAA
- the ruvX gene encoding Holliday junction resolvase RuvX, giving the protein MDLPFTASLPHCPHSEVRIMGLDLGRKRIGVALSDALGITAQGLMVLERQDNATDLARIIALARQHHITGIVIGLPRHMNGRLGASAAEVFDWVAQLQQALAIPVHTWDERLTTVQAERILLDANLSRRRRRQVIDKMAAVLILQAFLDQRRPSP; this is encoded by the coding sequence ATGGACTTGCCTTTTACTGCCTCATTACCCCACTGTCCCCACTCCGAGGTCCGGATCATGGGTTTAGATCTGGGCCGAAAACGGATCGGCGTGGCACTAAGCGACGCCCTGGGAATCACCGCCCAAGGCCTGATGGTGCTGGAACGCCAGGACAATGCTACTGATCTGGCCCGGATCATCGCACTGGCCCGGCAGCATCACATAACCGGGATTGTTATCGGCCTGCCCCGCCACATGAATGGCCGTCTCGGAGCCAGCGCCGCCGAAGTCTTTGATTGGGTGGCGCAGCTACAACAAGCGCTAGCGATTCCCGTCCATACCTGGGATGAACGTCTAACCACGGTCCAGGCGGAGCGTATTCTGCTGGATGCCAACCTTAGCCGCCGGCGTCGCCGGCAGGTCATTGATAAAATGGCCGCCGTATTGATTTTGCAGGCCTTTCTTGATCAGCGCCGCCCTTCTCCCTGA
- a CDS encoding UDP-N-acetylmuramoyl-tripeptide--D-alanyl-D-alanine ligase encodes MTAHFSCQEIVLATGGQLRQRGAWQHFVGISTDSRTTQAGQLFIPLIGEKHDGHDFLKRACERGTGGVLVAETWWRSHFRALPPDVTVISVPDTLTALGDLARSWRQRFSLPVVAITGSCGKTTTKEMAAQIAWAAYRVLKNELNFNNLIGLPQTLLTLSATHQVVIVEMGMNRFGEIRRLAQIAVPTIGVLTNIYPAHTEGVGDIEGVGRAKAELLEALAENRLLIYNQDDQRLARLVQRFPGLTLSFGLSAQAQVRGRKRRCHGLQGQEVEFRWQGRYWPIFLKISGLHHLYNSLAAAAVGLALGLSPAEIIAGLESFEPLDKRTQLITLKSGVHIINDSYNANPGSMAMALRTLADLRNQGRAAAALGDMLELGSVAVQAHQQLGEQACRHNLDLLVAYGDYRDQVAEAARASGMAANQVYAVASQAEGVRVLKAFLKPGDWLLVKGSRGMRMENLIHALGP; translated from the coding sequence ATGACCGCCCATTTTTCCTGCCAGGAAATAGTTCTCGCCACTGGCGGGCAATTACGCCAGCGAGGTGCCTGGCAGCATTTTGTCGGAATCTCGACCGATTCCCGCACCACTCAGGCCGGTCAGCTGTTTATCCCCCTGATCGGCGAAAAGCACGATGGCCACGACTTCCTGAAACGGGCCTGTGAGCGCGGCACTGGGGGGGTGCTGGTGGCGGAAACCTGGTGGCGCTCTCATTTCCGTGCCTTGCCGCCCGATGTGACGGTGATCAGTGTCCCCGATACCCTGACGGCGCTGGGGGATCTGGCCCGGAGTTGGCGCCAGCGATTTTCCCTGCCGGTGGTGGCCATTACCGGGAGTTGCGGCAAGACTACCACCAAAGAGATGGCCGCCCAAATAGCTTGGGCTGCCTATCGAGTTCTGAAAAATGAATTGAATTTCAATAACTTGATCGGCCTGCCGCAGACTCTTTTGACCCTTAGTGCCACTCACCAGGTAGTGATAGTGGAAATGGGAATGAATCGCTTCGGGGAGATCCGGCGCTTGGCCCAGATTGCTGTTCCGACCATCGGGGTGCTTACCAACATTTATCCCGCCCATACCGAAGGGGTCGGCGATATTGAAGGGGTAGGCCGGGCCAAAGCCGAGCTTCTGGAAGCTTTGGCAGAAAACCGACTATTAATTTACAATCAGGATGATCAGCGGTTAGCCCGGTTGGTCCAGAGGTTTCCAGGGCTAACCCTCAGCTTTGGTCTGTCGGCCCAGGCCCAGGTACGGGGCCGTAAACGCCGGTGCCATGGACTCCAGGGTCAAGAGGTAGAATTTCGTTGGCAAGGACGCTACTGGCCGATTTTTCTAAAAATTTCAGGATTGCACCATCTATATAATAGTCTAGCCGCCGCCGCGGTGGGATTGGCCCTGGGGCTGTCTCCGGCCGAGATCATTGCTGGCTTGGAAAGCTTTGAGCCCCTGGACAAGCGAACCCAACTCATCACCTTGAAATCCGGAGTTCATATCATCAATGATAGCTATAATGCCAATCCAGGCTCCATGGCCATGGCGCTCCGGACCCTGGCGGACTTGAGAAATCAGGGCCGCGCCGCCGCTGCGCTGGGGGATATGTTGGAATTGGGGAGCGTTGCGGTTCAGGCCCATCAGCAACTGGGAGAACAGGCCTGTCGACATAATCTTGATCTTTTGGTGGCTTACGGTGACTATCGGGACCAGGTGGCCGAGGCCGCCCGAGCCTCTGGCATGGCGGCCAACCAGGTGTATGCCGTCGCTTCTCAGGCTGAAGGAGTCAGGGTTTTGAAGGCCTTTCTGAAACCGGGTGACTGGCTTCTGGTTAAGGGTTCCCGCGGCATGCGGATGGAAAACCTGATCCATGCCCTGGGACCTTGA
- the rsmH gene encoding 16S rRNA (cytosine(1402)-N(4))-methyltransferase RsmH codes for MVAEVVAGLNCRTDQIFVDGTVGLGGHAQAILIHSAPAGQLVGLDQDPAALRVAAHRLEPFQSRVRLFHSCYTRLGEILTHCRIEQVAGILLDLGLSTQQLKQSGRGFSFLGDEPLDMRLNPEAPGLTAAEILNTYPEPRLTKLFLELGEERWSRRIARRIVTARQQTTISTTAQLVKLIMQAIPPKISRGRIHPATRVFQALRIAVNQELERLTAFIPLAVSLLAPGGRLVIISYHSLEDRIVKHQFLALEKAGQIRRLTRKPLTPSRAEVQHNPQARSAKLRVGEKAILTTN; via the coding sequence ATGGTTGCCGAGGTGGTCGCTGGTCTCAACTGTCGGACCGACCAGATCTTTGTGGATGGCACGGTAGGATTGGGTGGCCATGCTCAGGCTATCCTGATCCACAGTGCCCCGGCTGGTCAACTGGTGGGTTTGGATCAAGATCCGGCGGCTTTACGGGTGGCGGCCCACCGCCTGGAACCTTTTCAATCCCGGGTTCGACTGTTTCACAGTTGTTATACACGCCTGGGAGAAATTCTGACGCACTGCCGGATCGAGCAAGTGGCGGGGATCCTGCTCGATCTGGGATTATCAACTCAACAGCTTAAACAATCGGGCCGCGGTTTTAGCTTTCTGGGTGACGAGCCTCTGGATATGCGGCTGAACCCTGAGGCTCCCGGGCTGACTGCCGCGGAAATCCTGAACACTTATCCAGAACCGCGCTTAACCAAGCTTTTCCTGGAGCTGGGGGAGGAGCGCTGGTCGCGCCGGATTGCCCGAAGGATCGTGACGGCCCGGCAACAGACCACGATTAGCACCACGGCCCAATTAGTGAAGCTAATTATGCAGGCCATCCCTCCCAAGATCTCCCGGGGGCGGATTCATCCTGCGACTCGGGTTTTTCAGGCGCTAAGAATCGCGGTCAATCAGGAACTGGAAAGGCTAACGGCTTTTATACCGCTGGCTGTCAGTCTCCTGGCTCCGGGCGGACGGCTGGTGATCATCTCCTACCATTCGTTGGAGGATCGGATAGTGAAGCATCAATTTTTAGCCCTGGAAAAGGCGGGCCAAATACGGCGCCTGACCCGGAAGCCGCTGACTCCCAGCCGGGCTGAAGTACAACACAATCCCCAGGCCCGCAGCGCGAAATTAAGAGTGGGGGAAAAGGCTATATTGACAACTAATTAG
- a CDS encoding UDP-N-acetylmuramoyl-L-alanyl-D-glutamate--2,6-diaminopimelate ligase yields the protein MNQLLEGLAGIQVWGPDDLPVIGIAYHSGQIEPGQLFVALRGTQTDGHLFVEQAIQRGARVIVSERDVPVYPGVVKVRVPDARLALAHLAAAFYQHPSRDLNVVGITGTNGKTTTSYILEAIMQAAGLEVGVIGTVNCHFGNQVLPAPVTTPESLDLQRLLQEMQRHRVTHVLLEVSSHALDLKRVHHCQFAAGIFTNLSQDHLDYHGDLDNYFAAKCRLFTELLNNGRQLQPLAVINGDDPRGEELLQQTSVPTLTYGFNGRSDLSPEKYKLSPTGLQAWLATPYGRMEISSPLVGRHNLYNIMAASATALGLGLSPEAIVSGLGQLAGVDGRLERIAVPGQPLVFVDYAHTPDALGQVLAALRSLDFNRLITVFGCGGDRDRSKRPLMGQVAAQASDLVIITSDNPRTEDPLAIIAQIEAGLKEEGYARLDPGEAREASPGYLVIPDRRQAIYQALQLGRSGDAVLVAGKGHETYQIIGTRRFHFDDREVVWAALRGKENS from the coding sequence CTGAATCAACTCCTGGAGGGTCTGGCCGGAATCCAGGTCTGGGGGCCAGACGATCTCCCGGTTATCGGCATTGCCTATCATTCCGGACAGATTGAACCGGGGCAGCTTTTTGTGGCCCTGCGGGGTACCCAGACCGACGGCCACCTGTTTGTGGAGCAGGCTATCCAGCGAGGGGCCCGAGTCATCGTCAGCGAAAGGGATGTGCCAGTTTATCCGGGGGTAGTTAAGGTCCGGGTTCCCGACGCTCGGCTGGCCCTGGCTCACCTGGCCGCGGCTTTTTATCAGCACCCTTCCCGGGACCTTAACGTGGTGGGTATTACCGGTACCAACGGCAAAACCACTACCTCCTATATCCTGGAGGCCATTATGCAGGCCGCCGGTTTAGAGGTTGGGGTGATCGGCACAGTAAACTGTCACTTTGGCAACCAAGTGCTGCCTGCTCCGGTGACTACGCCGGAATCGTTAGACCTGCAAAGATTGTTGCAAGAGATGCAGCGCCACCGGGTCACCCACGTTCTGTTGGAGGTCTCTTCCCATGCCCTGGATCTGAAGCGAGTCCATCATTGCCAATTTGCCGCGGGTATTTTCACCAATCTGTCTCAGGATCATTTAGATTATCATGGTGATCTGGATAACTATTTTGCCGCCAAGTGTCGGCTGTTTACGGAATTGTTGAACAATGGCCGGCAGCTCCAGCCCCTGGCGGTTATCAATGGCGACGATCCCCGGGGAGAGGAATTGCTGCAGCAGACGTCGGTTCCGACCCTAACCTATGGTTTTAACGGGCGCAGCGATCTGAGCCCGGAAAAGTATAAATTATCCCCTACCGGACTGCAGGCTTGGCTGGCCACGCCCTATGGCCGTATGGAAATCAGTTCTCCGCTGGTTGGCCGCCATAATCTTTATAATATCATGGCGGCCAGTGCTACTGCCCTGGGCTTGGGACTCAGCCCTGAAGCAATAGTGAGCGGTTTAGGACAATTGGCCGGGGTTGATGGCCGCCTGGAACGGATTGCCGTCCCGGGACAGCCCCTGGTGTTTGTAGATTATGCTCATACGCCGGACGCCCTGGGGCAGGTCCTGGCCGCCCTGCGGTCTTTAGATTTTAATCGGTTGATAACGGTCTTCGGCTGTGGCGGAGATCGGGACCGCTCCAAACGTCCCCTGATGGGGCAGGTGGCGGCCCAGGCCAGCGATCTGGTGATTATTACCAGTGACAATCCCCGCACCGAAGATCCGCTGGCCATCATTGCTCAGATTGAAGCCGGGCTGAAGGAGGAGGGGTATGCTCGGCTCGACCCGGGTGAGGCAAGGGAGGCCTCCCCAGGGTATTTAGTGATCCCGGATCGCCGACAGGCCATTTATCAGGCGCTGCAATTGGGGCGATCAGGGGACGCCGTTCTGGTCGCCGGTAAAGGACATGAGACTTACCAGATTATCGGCACCCGGCGCTTTCATTTTGATGATCGTGAGGTTGTATGGGCAGCTCTGCGAGGTAAAGAAAACTCATGA
- a CDS encoding glycine/betaine ABC transporter substrate-binding protein, translated as MAFPSKGGAAAKKLVIGGKNFTEQYILPEIAKILLQKHGFEVTLKTGVGSTLLRRALRSGQVDLYFEYTGTAYTVYLKQKDREIMADPEKVFNYVKRADAKWGLVWLPRLQCNTTYTLMMQQARAQSLGVTSISDLAIYVKKHPNVLIFGMNAEFWGRPDGFKKLMQAYGFRVPHGKIRKMATGLCYQALKEGQIDLAMGFSTDGRIAAFGFVNLEDDQGFFPAYNPAPVVRRRVLNKYPEIPEILTPMLELTTEAMQQLNKAVDVDKHSVHQVAVAWLQKKGLL; from the coding sequence ATGGCTTTTCCTAGTAAGGGTGGCGCGGCCGCCAAAAAACTGGTAATCGGAGGGAAAAACTTTACTGAACAATATATCCTGCCGGAAATCGCCAAAATCCTGTTACAAAAACATGGTTTTGAAGTGACCTTGAAAACCGGGGTGGGATCTACCCTGTTACGCAGAGCCCTGAGGAGCGGCCAGGTTGACCTCTATTTCGAATATACCGGCACAGCCTACACCGTTTACCTTAAACAGAAAGACCGGGAGATCATGGCGGACCCGGAGAAGGTCTTCAACTATGTGAAGCGAGCCGACGCAAAATGGGGTCTGGTGTGGCTGCCCCGTCTTCAGTGCAATACTACATATACTTTGATGATGCAGCAGGCCCGGGCCCAAAGTCTGGGAGTTACCTCTATCAGCGATCTGGCCATTTACGTCAAAAAACACCCCAATGTCCTGATTTTTGGAATGAATGCCGAATTCTGGGGGCGCCCCGACGGGTTTAAAAAGTTGATGCAAGCCTATGGCTTTCGGGTGCCCCACGGCAAGATCCGGAAGATGGCTACCGGCTTATGTTACCAGGCCTTAAAAGAGGGCCAGATCGATCTGGCCATGGGTTTTTCCACGGACGGCCGCATTGCCGCCTTTGGCTTCGTCAATCTGGAAGATGATCAGGGATTTTTCCCAGCCTATAACCCGGCTCCAGTGGTCCGCCGCCGGGTGCTAAACAAATATCCGGAAATTCCGGAGATTCTCACGCCCATGCTCGAACTGACCACCGAGGCCATGCAGCAATTGAATAAGGCCGTGGACGTGGATAAGCACTCCGTTCACCAGGTGGCGGTCGCCTGGCTCCAGAAAAAAGGACTTCTCTAA
- a CDS encoding cell division protein FtsL, which yields MIHNRTARASLVDQVFYPGNRKLRSRSAVLQLGKAKFLSLFLVLVAAVGTACLFVYTDLKYITLSYQISEAFNQQKQLYDLNRKLRIELNNLKSLGRLEKLAVEKYNMAPPEPGQVVYLR from the coding sequence GTGATCCACAACCGGACGGCGCGAGCAAGTTTAGTTGACCAGGTTTTTTACCCAGGAAATCGTAAACTGAGAAGCCGAAGTGCGGTTTTACAACTTGGGAAAGCCAAATTTCTGTCGCTATTTTTAGTTTTGGTAGCAGCCGTCGGCACTGCCTGCCTATTTGTTTACACCGATTTAAAATATATCACCCTAAGCTATCAGATCTCCGAGGCCTTTAACCAGCAGAAGCAATTATATGATCTAAACCGCAAGCTGCGTATTGAGTTGAATAACCTTAAGTCTCTTGGAAGACTGGAGAAACTGGCGGTAGAAAAATATAATATGGCACCGCCGGAACCTGGACAAGTAGTCTATCTGCGATGA
- the murD gene encoding UDP-N-acetylmuramoyl-L-alanine--D-glutamate ligase, with translation MDLAGKKILVVGLGKTGVALCKFLAHRGAQVMVTDTAEAETLGPVVEEVRELVTGMALGQPQPSQLGAFELIIVSPGVPPELPWLQQAVAAGIPLMGELELASRFLRVPVVAISGTNGKTTTTELAGEMLRASGKRILVGGNIGTPLIEMLAHQEQLDYLVVEISSFQLDTAWSFRPKAAALLNISADHLDRYASFAAYVNSKASLFRLQGPEDLAVLNADDPWVAPLAARLRSPVCPFSTQKPVKTGAWRAGGALCVRLASGLEAQFPLANIKLSGRHNQENIMAALLLALNLGAAPQSCRQVLERFPGLPHRLQWVASINGVRFYDDSKGTNVGAVTRSLAHFTDPVILIAGGRDKGGDYGPLAPLIQERVKAMILIGEAREDMAAALGHLTDTQLAADLPQAVQWAWEKAQTGDVILLSPACSSFDMFKDYAERGQVFQAAVRGLSNGRPSRASGQKSV, from the coding sequence TTGGATCTAGCCGGAAAAAAAATTCTGGTGGTCGGCCTGGGCAAGACCGGGGTGGCCCTTTGCAAGTTCCTGGCCCACAGGGGTGCCCAGGTTATGGTGACCGACACAGCCGAAGCTGAAACTCTGGGGCCGGTGGTAGAGGAGGTCAGAGAACTGGTGACAGGGATGGCCCTGGGGCAGCCTCAACCTTCCCAGTTAGGGGCCTTTGAGCTCATTATTGTCAGTCCGGGGGTGCCACCGGAGCTGCCCTGGCTGCAACAGGCAGTAGCAGCCGGCATTCCCCTGATGGGTGAATTAGAGCTGGCCAGCCGTTTCCTCCGGGTCCCGGTGGTGGCGATCAGCGGTACCAATGGCAAAACCACTACCACAGAACTGGCGGGGGAAATGTTGCGGGCCTCGGGTAAGCGTATCCTGGTGGGTGGAAATATCGGCACCCCGCTGATAGAGATGCTCGCCCACCAAGAGCAGCTGGATTACCTGGTGGTTGAGATCAGCAGCTTTCAATTGGACACGGCCTGGAGTTTCCGACCTAAAGCCGCGGCGCTGCTCAATATCAGCGCCGATCATCTGGACCGCTATGCCAGTTTTGCAGCTTACGTTAATTCCAAAGCCAGCCTGTTTCGGCTGCAGGGTCCAGAGGACCTGGCGGTTCTCAACGCCGATGATCCCTGGGTGGCGCCGCTGGCAGCCCGGTTGCGGTCGCCGGTTTGCCCATTTTCGACACAAAAGCCAGTGAAGACGGGGGCCTGGCGGGCAGGGGGAGCTTTGTGTGTCCGCCTGGCCTCCGGTTTGGAGGCCCAGTTCCCGCTGGCCAATATTAAACTCTCAGGGCGGCATAACCAGGAAAACATCATGGCCGCTCTACTCTTAGCCCTGAATCTGGGGGCTGCGCCTCAGAGTTGCCGGCAAGTGCTGGAGCGCTTCCCGGGGTTGCCGCATCGGTTGCAATGGGTGGCTTCGATTAATGGAGTGCGGTTTTATGATGATTCCAAAGGCACTAACGTCGGTGCCGTAACCCGCTCCCTGGCCCATTTTACTGACCCGGTAATCCTGATTGCCGGGGGCCGGGATAAAGGGGGGGATTATGGGCCGCTGGCGCCACTGATCCAGGAGCGCGTCAAAGCCATGATTCTGATCGGCGAGGCCCGAGAAGATATGGCTGCCGCTCTGGGTCACCTGACTGATACCCAGTTGGCGGCCGATCTCCCCCAGGCAGTGCAGTGGGCCTGGGAAAAGGCCCAGACCGGGGATGTGATTTTGCTATCCCCGGCCTGCTCCAGTTTTGATATGTTTAAAGATTATGCTGAACGAGGCCAGGTTTTTCAGGCCGCAGTGCGAGGACTAAGCAATGGCAGACCAAGCAGAGCCTCAGGCCAGAAATCAGTGTGA